The DNA region CGAAAGGATGGAGGATTTGGCCAGATGATAAGCCTTCTCTTCAACAGGTTCAGCAAGGCCGTGATCGCGGCCGAGGTAGCGGGCGTAATCCTCCTGCTCTTCGGCGCAGCGAGGCTCATCCTCCGAGGCGCAGGCCCTTTCGAATACGCGCTGATCGCGGCGACGGCGTTTCTCTACGCGTTCATTCGCTTCTGCGCCGGCGTCCGCTGGTACAAGGATGCGCCCAGGTACTCGGGCATAGAGCTGCAGTTCAAGAAGGCGATGGTCCCCACCGGTTACGCGATGGCGCTCATGGGCCTTTGGCTCTCCCTGCTGCCGTCGATCGCTCCGCTTGTCATCCTCGTCGCAGCTCTCGCGGTGGTGGCGCACGTCAACGTCATCCTCATCACATTCCATCTGCGCGACCGCGACCGGACTCCGGTCAACCACTACTCGAGCGGCCGATTCGCTGCTGATGACGCAAAATAGGGCGCATCAAGACTATTTATTTTCATAACATATTGATATATAATAATTATACGATTGAGGGACTGGACAGATTTGACGCAGATTGATAGGAGACGCGCATGCCGACTCTCACGGAATTCATGGCGGGCTTCGGGACAAAGGAACTCATCCTTTCGCTCTTCATACTGGCCTGCATAGTGCTGGGCAGGGAGTACAACCACATCTTCAGGAGGAAGCGCAATGAAAAGGACCTCTGACAGAGGCGCTCGAAGGCCCCCTGACATCGACGAGACCAAAGAGCACGTGCTGGCCGCGGGCCGGGAGCTTCTGCTCGCCGCGCAGGGCGCCCTGTCGCTCTGCAAAGATTACGCGAAGGCCTCTTCCTCGCCTGAGTCCAGGTCTCAGCTCATGCAGTTCTTCTCAAAAGCGATGGACGTCGCGGACGAGCTGTCGAAGGGGCTCATCAGCGCCTCCCGCATACCGGGCGCGGCCCGGGGAGTGGCGGGACAGGTCTTCGACGCGATCGGCCGCGAGATGAAGGAGCAGGAGGAACAGGGACAGGAAAGAAAGAGACGGGAAAAGAAACAGCAGGGCAAGAAGGGGAAGGCGGCAAAAAGGAGGCAGCCATGTCGCAAAAACATCCGAAGATCATAAAGCGCTACCAGAACAGGAAGCTCTACGACACCTCTGACTCCTGCTACGTCACGCTCGAGGATATCGGCGAGATGATAAAGGCCGGCGAAGAGGTCCAGATACTGGACAACACCACGAAAGAGGACATGACCTCGGTGACGCTGGCCCAGATCATCTTCGAGGAGCAAAAGCGGAAGACCAACGTTCTGCCGCTCTCCACCTTCCGCCAGATCATCCAGGGCGGCGGCGAGGCGCTGCGCGAGCTGGTCACTAACGGCGCCAAGGAATTCGGCAAGGTCCGCGAGTTTGTGGACGACAAGGTAATCCCGGCGGTCAACAGCATCAGCGAGCTGCCGGCCGTCAAGGACGAGGTCGAGGCGCTCAAGAGGCGAATGGCCGCGATCGAAAAGAAACTCGCGGATCAGCAGAGACGCAAAAGATGAAGCGCGCAGTCCCCATCATTATAATAGCACTCGCCGTCATCCTGCCGCCCTCGAGGGCGGCAGAGGCGTATCTGCTCCCTGCCTACAAGATCAGCGACGCACAGTATCAAGTCGCTGCGGACGAGACATTCAAGGAATACGACGCGATCATAGCCTCGATCAGGGATGAGCTCCCCATCGGCGAAGTCGAGAGCCACCGCAAAGACTACAAGAAGAGGCTCACGCCCGCACAGATCGAGGCGACCCGGAAATACCGGGAGATCAAGGACGAGTACGAATTCTGGGGCTGGGTGATGGACCTCAAGACAAAGCTTCTGGCCATGCATCCGCAGAGGGAAAATCCCGCAGTAAAAGCGGAGGCGGATAAGTTCGCAAAGGTCACGGTGCAGCGCACCTACGACATGTCGCAGGAATATCGGATCCCCATCAGCGCCCTGATCAGGAACTGGGAGGTCAACAAGGGCAAGCGCAAAAAGGGGCACTGCTACCACTACGTCAACGATTTGCGCAAGGAACTGCGCAAGCACAGCTGGCGACACTTCGAGATGCACTGGGGAGAGGCCTGGCCCAAGGACGTGCGCGAGAACAACGCGCTGGTGATAGTGGCCTCGGGCCAACCCTTCGAGACAGGGCTCGCGATCGACCTCTGGCGCAGGGCAGGAAGGCCCTTTTGGACGCCGGTCAAGGGCGACTTCTACCCTTGGCAGGACGCAGGAGACCTGGAGATAGAAGAGAATTAGCCGAGAAACCTCTCGATTGCCGCGCGCGCCTTCTCCGGAAGCCCCACGAACCTGATGCCCACCCCCTGGCCGGCCGCCCGCACCACTTCGCCGGTAACCCTCACAGGACGCTTCTTTCCCGGCAACGCGAAGGAGAGAAAAAGCATCGTGCCGACGCGGACCGGGATGTCGGACTCGAGGAAGAGCCCTCCCAGGCTCAAGTCCTTGGCGCGGACATAGAAGATACCGTCGCCGAACTCGTCTTCAAACACGACCTTGGCGTGACAGGCCTTGCGCGGGTGCAGCCTCTTTTCCTGGGGCTGTCCGTTCATCGCGCCGCCTCCGCAAGCCTGCGTTCGACCGCCTTCAACAGATCCCCTGGAAGAAACGGCCTCTCCACAAAAGTCGTCCTCGGCGCTTTTCTCAACCTTGCGCAGATCCGCTCCTCGGCCTTTGAATCTCCTGAGATTATCATCTTCCTGATCTTCGCCGCCCTCCGATCAGAAGAGAGCGCCTCGATCAGATCGCCGGCTGCGTTGCCCATCGAGTTGGTGTTCACGACCAGAAGGTCAACTCCGGCGCCGGCCTTCACATGGGCCAAGGCGTCGGAACAGCGCGGCCTGATCAGAATCGTGACCCCCAACGGGGCGAGCAGAAGCCGGTATATATTGGCCGCCAGGTACGAGCGGTCCGCTATGAGGACTACAGGGGTCCTGGACATGCGCGCCATATAGCCCAGCCCGCAAGGCCTGACAAGGCCGGCGGCTATAGCGCGCCAGCCCTTGTCCACACGGCGTCCGTCTTATAAGATGAGGGGCGATTCTATAAATAATCAATGGCCACTTGACTTTTGGGGGGGCATAACCTAACTTTTGGCGAAGTTGGACGTTCTTTTTTTAAAGATATCACGAATTTAACCTTTTTAAGGAGGGGGAAATTATGAAGAGATTTACCGTCGTGTTGGTCGCGATCGCATGCGCCGCATTGGTCGCAGGTTGCGCCCAGAACCAGAAGAAACCTGTTGCGAAGAAAGGCGGGCTCCAGAGGATTCACTTCGACTTCGACAGGTCGAACATAAAGGCCGAGTATGAGCCGGTCCTCAAGGACAACGCCCAGTGGATGCGCGCTCACGAGAAGACGAACGTCACCATCGAGGGCAACTGCGACGAGCGCGGATCCAACGAGTACAATATCGCTCTCGGCGATCGCCGCGCGAAGTCCGCGAAGAAATATCTGACGAACCTCGGCATCTCCGACAGCAGGCTCTCGACCGTCAGCTACGGCGAGGAACGCCCGCTCTGCACACAGAGCAACGAGAGCTGCTGGTGGCAGAACCGCCGCGACGAATTCGTTGCAAAGTAAGCGTCGCTACGGTGTAAATCATATTAATGTGCACAGCGCGCTTCTCGCGGGAGGCGCGCTGTGTTTTTGAGAGGTGAACCCATGAAGCGGCTTACGGTTTTATCAGTCCTGATGGCACTGACGGTTCTTTCCCTCGACGCAGGCGCAGCAAAGGTCGATGACAGGGTGACAGCGCTCGAGCACAAGGTCTCCACCATGCAGAACACCAGGCTCGCCAACGACCAGGAAGTCGCGTCGGCAGTCGCCAGGCTCAGCGCGATACAGGATGAGTTCGCGACCCTCAAGGGAGGCCTGGACGCGAACAAGTTCTATATCAGCTCGCGCACGGACGAGATCGCCAAGCAGATCCAGTCGCTGGAGAACAGGCTCCAGGCCATGGAAGACAGGATGGCCGTCTTCTCGACGCAGCTGTCCAAGGCGCTCTCCAAGCTCGCTCCTGACGTAGCCGACGAAGGGGAGATGTACCAGAAGGCCCTGGACCTGGCCGCTTCAGCCAATTATCTAGAGGCCGCCTCGACCTTCAGCTCCTTCATACAGAAGTACCCCAAGAGCAACTTCGTTCCCAACGCCACGTTCTGGATCGCCGAGTGTTATTACTCCGCCGGCGACCACAGGCGCTCGGTCAAGGAATTCCAGGCCTTCGTCGAGAAGTACGACCGCAACGAAAAGGTGCCGGAGGCGATACTCAAACAGGGCAACTCTTTCTACACGCTCGGCATGTACGAAGAGGCTAGGGCCTTCTACGACAAGGTGCTGGCCTCGTACCCGGCGAGCGCCTCGGCAGCTCAGGCAAAAGAGCGAATCAAGAGGATGGAGAAACGAAAGTCGGAGGCTGCTGCCGCACCGACCGGCGGCGGCATGGACTCCTACCCCGCGCGCACCCTGGAGCAGCAGATTCAAGGACAGAGAACGCCCCCTATCGACCTGGCGCCGGAGAAGACCAAGGCCTCAAAACCCCATCCGGGCGATTTTTGATCAGATGAGGATACTCGGAATCGAGAGCTCTTGCGACGAGACCGCCGCCGCGGTGGTGAGCGACGGCAGGATTTTGTCCACCCTCGTCGCAACGCAGCACGACGTGCACGCAAGGTACGGCGGCGTCGTGCCGGAACTCGCGTCAAGGCGTCACATGGAGAACATCGTGCCGCTGATCCGCGGGGCGCTCGACGAAGCCGACCTCACCCTCGACGACATAGACGGAGTCGCCGCCACTTACGCGCCGGGCCTCGTGGGCTCGCTGCTCGTGGGCCTGATGGCCGCGAAGTCCATAGCGTATTCGCGCTCCCTCCCCTTCGTAGGCGTCAACCACCTGGAGGGGCACCTGAACGCGGCGGCGATCGAATACGGAGAGATCCCGACCCCTCACCTGGGCATCGTGGTATCAGGCGGGCACACGAGCCTCTATCTGGTGCGCGACCGATTCGACCTGAAGCTGCTCGGCGCCACACGCGACGACGCTGCAGGGGAGGCCTTCGACAAAGTGGCCAAGCTCCTGGGACTCGGATATCCGGGAGGCCCTGCGATAGAACGCGCCGCGGAGAAGGGAAACCCCAAGGCCTTCCGCTTCACAAAACCGAAATTCTCGAAGGACGATTCCCTGGACTTCTCATTCTCCGGCATCAAGACCGCCTGCCTCCTGAAGCACAGGGATGAGGCGGCCCGTGGAAAGGTGAGCAGCCGGTTCGTGGCGGATATGGCCGCCTCATT from bacterium includes:
- a CDS encoding PilZ domain-containing protein yields the protein MNGQPQEKRLHPRKACHAKVVFEDEFGDGIFYVRAKDLSLGGLFLESDIPVRVGTMLFLSFALPGKKRPVRVTGEVVRAAGQGVGIRFVGLPEKARAAIERFLG
- the ybgF gene encoding tol-pal system protein YbgF produces the protein MALTVLSLDAGAAKVDDRVTALEHKVSTMQNTRLANDQEVASAVARLSAIQDEFATLKGGLDANKFYISSRTDEIAKQIQSLENRLQAMEDRMAVFSTQLSKALSKLAPDVADEGEMYQKALDLAASANYLEAASTFSSFIQKYPKSNFVPNATFWIAECYYSAGDHRRSVKEFQAFVEKYDRNEKVPEAILKQGNSFYTLGMYEEARAFYDKVLASYPASASAAQAKERIKRMEKRKSEAAAAPTGGGMDSYPARTLEQQIQGQRTPPIDLAPEKTKASKPHPGDF
- the tsaD gene encoding tRNA (adenosine(37)-N6)-threonylcarbamoyltransferase complex transferase subunit TsaD produces the protein MRILGIESSCDETAAAVVSDGRILSTLVATQHDVHARYGGVVPELASRRHMENIVPLIRGALDEADLTLDDIDGVAATYAPGLVGSLLVGLMAAKSIAYSRSLPFVGVNHLEGHLNAAAIEYGEIPTPHLGIVVSGGHTSLYLVRDRFDLKLLGATRDDAAGEAFDKVAKLLGLGYPGGPAIERAAEKGNPKAFRFTKPKFSKDDSLDFSFSGIKTACLLKHRDEAARGKVSSRFVADMAASFQDAVARFLVERVIDASRRYGAGSAVLSGGVAANRRLRELFAARCDEEGITHHIPPHDLCTDNAAMIAFVGEKKLSAGISSDLSLNAAANMEIGV
- the pal gene encoding peptidoglycan-associated lipoprotein Pal — translated: MKRFTVVLVAIACAALVAGCAQNQKKPVAKKGGLQRIHFDFDRSNIKAEYEPVLKDNAQWMRAHEKTNVTIEGNCDERGSNEYNIALGDRRAKSAKKYLTNLGISDSRLSTVSYGEERPLCTQSNESCWWQNRRDEFVAK
- a CDS encoding polyhydroxyalkanoate synthesis regulator DNA-binding domain-containing protein, which gives rise to MSQKHPKIIKRYQNRKLYDTSDSCYVTLEDIGEMIKAGEEVQILDNTTKEDMTSVTLAQIIFEEQKRKTNVLPLSTFRQIIQGGGEALRELVTNGAKEFGKVREFVDDKVIPAVNSISELPAVKDEVEALKRRMAAIEKKLADQQRRKR